The proteins below are encoded in one region of Pan paniscus chromosome 4, NHGRI_mPanPan1-v2.0_pri, whole genome shotgun sequence:
- the HMGCR gene encoding 3-hydroxy-3-methylglutaryl-Coenzyme A reductase isoform X3 codes for MLSRLFRMHGLFVASHPWEVIVGTVTLTICMMSMNMFTGNNKICGWNYECPKFEEDVLSSDIIILTITRCIAILYIYFQFQNLRQLGSKYILGIAGLFTIFSSFVFSTVVIHFLDKELTGLNEALPFFLLLIDLSRASTLAKFALSSNSQDEVRENIARGMAILGPTFTLDALVECLVIGVGTMSGVRQLEIMCCFGCMSVLANYFVFMTFFPACVSLVLELSRESREGRPIWQLSHFARVLEEEENKPNPVTQRVKMIMSLGLVLVHAHSRWIADPSPQNSTADTSKVSLGLDENVSKRIEPSVSLWQFYLSKMISMDIEQVITLSLALLLAVKYIFFEQTETESTLSLKNPITSPVVTQKKVPDNCCRREPMLVRNNQKCDSVEEETGINRERKVEVIKPLVAETDTPNRATFVVGNSSLLDTSSVLVTQEPEIELPREPRPNEECLQILGNAEKGAKFLSDAEIIQLVNAKHIPAYKLETLMETHERGVSIRRQLLSKKLSEPSSLQYLPYRDYNYSLVMGACCENVIGYMPIPVGVAGPLCLDGKEFQVPMATTEGCLVASTNRGCRAIGLGGGASSRVLADGMTRGPVVRLPRACDSAEVKAWLETSEGFAVIKEAFDSTSRFARLQKLHTSIAGRNLYIRFQSRSGDAMGMNMISKGTEKALSKLHEYFPEMQILAVSGNYCTDKKPAAINWIEGRGKSVVCEAVIPAKVVREVLKTTTEAMIEVNINKNLVGSAMAGSIGGYNAHAANIVTAIYIACGQMLGVQGACKDNPGENARQLARIVCGTVMAGELSLMAALAAGHLVKSHMIHNRSKINLQDLQGACTKKTA; via the exons ATGTTGTCAAGACTTTTTCGAATGCATGGCCTCTTTGTGGCCTCCCATCCCTGGGAAGTCATAGTGGGGACAGTGACACTGACCATCTGCATGATGTCCATGAACATGTTCACTGGTAACAATAAGATCTGTGGTTGGAATTATGAATGTCCAAAGTTTGAAGAG GATGTTTTGAGCAGTGACATTATAATTCTGACAATAACACGATGCATAGCCATCCTGTATATTTACTTCCAGTTCCAGAATTTACGTCAACTtggatcaaaatatattttgg GTATTGCTGGCCTCTTCACAATTTTCTCAAGTTTTGTATTCAGTACAGTTGTCATTCACTTCTTAGACAAAGAATTGACAGGCTTGAA TGAAGCTTTGCCCTTTTTCCTACTTTTGATTGACCTTTCCAGAGCAAGCACATTAGCAAAGTTTGCCCTCAGTTCCAACTCACAG GATGAAGTAAGGGAAAATATTGCTCGTGGAATGGCAATTTTAGGTCCTACGTTTACCCTCGATGCTCTTGTTGAATGTCTTGTGATTGGAGTTGGTACCATGTCAG GGGTACGTCAGCTTGAAATTATGTGCTGCTTTGGCTGCATGTCAGTTCTTGCCAACTACTTCGTGTTCATGACTTTCTTCCCAGCTTGTGTGTCCTTGGTATTAGAG CTTTCTCGGGAAAGCCGCGAGGGTCGTCCAATTTGGCAGCTCAGCCATTTTGCCCGAGttttagaagaagaagaaaataagccaAATCCTGTAACTCAGAGGGTCAAGATGATTATG tctCTAGGCTTGGTTCTTGTTCATGCTCACAGTCGCTGGATAGCTGATCCTTCTCCTCAAAACAGTACAGCAGATACTTCTAAGGTTTCATTAGGACTGGATGAAAATGTGTCCAAGAGAATTGAACCAAGTGTTTCCCTCTGGCAGTTTTATCTCTCTAA aaTGATCAGCATGGATATTGAACAAGTTATTACCCTGAGTTTAGCTCTCCTTCTGGCTGTCAAGTACATCTTCTTTGAACAAACAGAGACAGAATCTACACTCTCATTAAAAAACCCTATCACATCTCCTGTAGTGACACAAAAGAAAGTCCCAGACAATTGTTGTAGACGTGAACCTATGCTGGTCAGAAATAACCAGAAATGTGATTCAGTAGAGGAAGAGACAGGGATAAACCGAGAAAGAAAAG TTGAGGTTATAAAACCCTTAGTGGCTGAAACAGATACCCCAAACAGAGCTACATTTGTGGTTGGTAACTCCTCCTTACTCGATACTTCATCAGTACTGGTGACACAGGAACCTGAAATTGAACTTCCCAGGGAACCTCGGCCTAATGAAGAATGTCTACAGATACTTGGGAATGCAGAG aaAGGTGCAAAATTCCTTAGTGATGCTGAGATCATCCAGTTAGTCAATGCTAAGCATATCCCAGCCTACAAGTTGGAAACTCTGATGGAAACTCATGAGCGTGGTGTATCTATTCGCCGACAGTTACTTTCCAAGAAGCTTTCAGAACCTTCTTCTCTCCAGTACCTACCTTACAGGGATTATAATTACTCCTTG GTGATGGGAGCTTGTTGTGAGAATGTTATTGGATATATGCCCATCCCTGTTGGAGTGGCAGGACCCCTTTGCTTAGATGGAAAAGAATTTCAGGTTCCAATGGCAACAACAGAAGGTTGTCTTGTGGCCAGCACCAATAGAGGCTGCAGAGCAATAGGT CTTGGTGGAGGTGCCAGTAGCCGAGTCCTTGCAGATGGGATGACTCGTGGCCCAGTTGTGCGTCTTCCACGTGCTTGTGACTCTGCAGAAGTGAAAGCCTGGCTCGAAACATCTGAAGGGTTCGCAGTGATAAAGGAGGCATTTGACAGCACTAGCAG ATTTGCACGTCTACAGAAACTTCATACAAGTATAGCTGGACGCAACCTTTATATCCGTTTCCAGTCCAGGTCAGGGGATGCCATGGGGATGAACATGATTTCAAAG GGTACAGAGAAAGCACTTTCAAAACTTCACGAGTATTTCCCTGAAATGCAGATTCTAGCCGTTAGTGGTAACTATTGTACTGACAAGAAACCTGCTGCTATAAATTGGATAGAGGGAAGAGGAAAATCTGTTGTTTGTGAAGCTGTCATTCCAGCCAAGGTTGTCAGAGAA GTATTAAAGACTACCACAGAGGCTATGATTGAGGTTAACATTAACAAGAATTTAGTGGGCTCTGCCATGGCTGGGAGCATAGGAGGCTACAACGCCCATGCAGCAAACATTGTCACCGCCATCTACATTGCCTGTGGACAG ATGCTAGGTGTTCAAGGAGCATGCAAAGATAATCCTGGGGAAAATGCCCGGCAGCTTGCCCGAATTGTGTGTGGGACCGTAATGGCTGGGGAATTGTCACTTATGGCAGCATTGGCAGCAGGACATCTTGTCAAAAGTCACATGATTCACAACAG gtcgaAGATCAATTTACAAGACCTCCAAGGAGCTTGCACCAAGAAGACAGCCTGA
- the HMGCR gene encoding 3-hydroxy-3-methylglutaryl-Coenzyme A reductase isoform X2 — MLSRLFRMHGLFVASHPWEVIVGTVTLTICMMSMNMFTGNNKICGWNYECPKFEEDVLSSDIIILTITRCIAILYIYFQFQNLRQLGSKYILGIAGLFTIFSSFVFSTVVIHFLDKELTGLNEALPFFLLLIDLSRASTLAKFALSSNSQDEVRENIARGMAILGPTFTLDALVECLVIGVGTMSGVRQLEIMCCFGCMSVLANYFVFMTFFPACVSLVLELSRESREGRPIWQLSHFARVLEEEENKPNPVTQRVKMIMSLGLVLVHAHSRWIADPSPQNSTADTSKVSLGLDENVSKRIEPSVSLWQFYLSKMISMDIEQVITLSLALLLAVKYIFFEQTETESTLSLKNPITSPVVTQKKVPDNCCRREPMLVRNNQKCDSVEEETGINRERKVEVIKPLVAETDTPNRATFVVGNSSLLDTSSVLVTQEPEIELPREPRPNEECLQILGNAEKGAKFLSDAEIIQLVNAKHIPAYKLETLMETHERGVSIRRQLLSKKLSEPSSLQYLPYRDYNYSLLGGGASSRVLADGMTRGPVVRLPRACDSAEVKAWLETSEGFAVIKEAFDSTSRFARLQKLHTSIAGRNLYIRFQSRSGDAMGMNMISKGTEKALSKLHEYFPEMQILAVSGNYCTDKKPAAINWIEGRGKSVVCEAVIPAKVVREVLKTTTEAMIEVNINKNLVGSAMAGSIGGYNAHAANIVTAIYIACGQDAAQNVGSSNCITLMEASGPTNEDLYISCTMPSIEIGTVGGGTNLLPQQACLQMLGVQGACKDNPGENARQLARIVCGTVMAGELSLMAALAAGHLVKSHMIHNRSKINLQDLQGACTKKTA; from the exons ATGTTGTCAAGACTTTTTCGAATGCATGGCCTCTTTGTGGCCTCCCATCCCTGGGAAGTCATAGTGGGGACAGTGACACTGACCATCTGCATGATGTCCATGAACATGTTCACTGGTAACAATAAGATCTGTGGTTGGAATTATGAATGTCCAAAGTTTGAAGAG GATGTTTTGAGCAGTGACATTATAATTCTGACAATAACACGATGCATAGCCATCCTGTATATTTACTTCCAGTTCCAGAATTTACGTCAACTtggatcaaaatatattttgg GTATTGCTGGCCTCTTCACAATTTTCTCAAGTTTTGTATTCAGTACAGTTGTCATTCACTTCTTAGACAAAGAATTGACAGGCTTGAA TGAAGCTTTGCCCTTTTTCCTACTTTTGATTGACCTTTCCAGAGCAAGCACATTAGCAAAGTTTGCCCTCAGTTCCAACTCACAG GATGAAGTAAGGGAAAATATTGCTCGTGGAATGGCAATTTTAGGTCCTACGTTTACCCTCGATGCTCTTGTTGAATGTCTTGTGATTGGAGTTGGTACCATGTCAG GGGTACGTCAGCTTGAAATTATGTGCTGCTTTGGCTGCATGTCAGTTCTTGCCAACTACTTCGTGTTCATGACTTTCTTCCCAGCTTGTGTGTCCTTGGTATTAGAG CTTTCTCGGGAAAGCCGCGAGGGTCGTCCAATTTGGCAGCTCAGCCATTTTGCCCGAGttttagaagaagaagaaaataagccaAATCCTGTAACTCAGAGGGTCAAGATGATTATG tctCTAGGCTTGGTTCTTGTTCATGCTCACAGTCGCTGGATAGCTGATCCTTCTCCTCAAAACAGTACAGCAGATACTTCTAAGGTTTCATTAGGACTGGATGAAAATGTGTCCAAGAGAATTGAACCAAGTGTTTCCCTCTGGCAGTTTTATCTCTCTAA aaTGATCAGCATGGATATTGAACAAGTTATTACCCTGAGTTTAGCTCTCCTTCTGGCTGTCAAGTACATCTTCTTTGAACAAACAGAGACAGAATCTACACTCTCATTAAAAAACCCTATCACATCTCCTGTAGTGACACAAAAGAAAGTCCCAGACAATTGTTGTAGACGTGAACCTATGCTGGTCAGAAATAACCAGAAATGTGATTCAGTAGAGGAAGAGACAGGGATAAACCGAGAAAGAAAAG TTGAGGTTATAAAACCCTTAGTGGCTGAAACAGATACCCCAAACAGAGCTACATTTGTGGTTGGTAACTCCTCCTTACTCGATACTTCATCAGTACTGGTGACACAGGAACCTGAAATTGAACTTCCCAGGGAACCTCGGCCTAATGAAGAATGTCTACAGATACTTGGGAATGCAGAG aaAGGTGCAAAATTCCTTAGTGATGCTGAGATCATCCAGTTAGTCAATGCTAAGCATATCCCAGCCTACAAGTTGGAAACTCTGATGGAAACTCATGAGCGTGGTGTATCTATTCGCCGACAGTTACTTTCCAAGAAGCTTTCAGAACCTTCTTCTCTCCAGTACCTACCTTACAGGGATTATAATTACTCCTTG CTTGGTGGAGGTGCCAGTAGCCGAGTCCTTGCAGATGGGATGACTCGTGGCCCAGTTGTGCGTCTTCCACGTGCTTGTGACTCTGCAGAAGTGAAAGCCTGGCTCGAAACATCTGAAGGGTTCGCAGTGATAAAGGAGGCATTTGACAGCACTAGCAG ATTTGCACGTCTACAGAAACTTCATACAAGTATAGCTGGACGCAACCTTTATATCCGTTTCCAGTCCAGGTCAGGGGATGCCATGGGGATGAACATGATTTCAAAG GGTACAGAGAAAGCACTTTCAAAACTTCACGAGTATTTCCCTGAAATGCAGATTCTAGCCGTTAGTGGTAACTATTGTACTGACAAGAAACCTGCTGCTATAAATTGGATAGAGGGAAGAGGAAAATCTGTTGTTTGTGAAGCTGTCATTCCAGCCAAGGTTGTCAGAGAA GTATTAAAGACTACCACAGAGGCTATGATTGAGGTTAACATTAACAAGAATTTAGTGGGCTCTGCCATGGCTGGGAGCATAGGAGGCTACAACGCCCATGCAGCAAACATTGTCACCGCCATCTACATTGCCTGTGGACAG GATGCAGCACAGAATGTTGGTAGTTCAAACTGTATTACTTTAATGGAAGCAAGTGGTCCCACAAATGAAGATTTATATATCAGCTGCACCATGCCATCTATAGAGATAGGAACGGTGGGTGGTGGGACCAACCTACTACCTCAGCAAGCCTGTTTGCAG ATGCTAGGTGTTCAAGGAGCATGCAAAGATAATCCTGGGGAAAATGCCCGGCAGCTTGCCCGAATTGTGTGTGGGACCGTAATGGCTGGGGAATTGTCACTTATGGCAGCATTGGCAGCAGGACATCTTGTCAAAAGTCACATGATTCACAACAG gtcgaAGATCAATTTACAAGACCTCCAAGGAGCTTGCACCAAGAAGACAGCCTGA
- the HMGCR gene encoding 3-hydroxy-3-methylglutaryl-Coenzyme A reductase isoform X1, translated as MLSRLFRMHGLFVASHPWEVIVGTVTLTICMMSMNMFTGNNKICGWNYECPKFEEDVLSSDIIILTITRCIAILYIYFQFQNLRQLGSKYILGIAGLFTIFSSFVFSTVVIHFLDKELTGLNEALPFFLLLIDLSRASTLAKFALSSNSQDEVRENIARGMAILGPTFTLDALVECLVIGVGTMSGVRQLEIMCCFGCMSVLANYFVFMTFFPACVSLVLELSRESREGRPIWQLSHFARVLEEEENKPNPVTQRVKMIMSLGLVLVHAHSRWIADPSPQNSTADTSKVSLGLDENVSKRIEPSVSLWQFYLSKMISMDIEQVITLSLALLLAVKYIFFEQTETESTLSLKNPITSPVVTQKKVPDNCCRREPMLVRNNQKCDSVEEETGINRERKVEVIKPLVAETDTPNRATFVVGNSSLLDTSSVLVTQEPEIELPREPRPNEECLQILGNAEKGAKFLSDAEIIQLVNAKHIPAYKLETLMETHERGVSIRRQLLSKKLSEPSSLQYLPYRDYNYSLVMGACCENVIGYMPIPVGVAGPLCLDGKEFQVPMATTEGCLVASTNRGCRAIGLGGGASSRVLADGMTRGPVVRLPRACDSAEVKAWLETSEGFAVIKEAFDSTSRFARLQKLHTSIAGRNLYIRFQSRSGDAMGMNMISKGTEKALSKLHEYFPEMQILAVSGNYCTDKKPAAINWIEGRGKSVVCEAVIPAKVVREVLKTTTEAMIEVNINKNLVGSAMAGSIGGYNAHAANIVTAIYIACGQDAAQNVGSSNCITLMEASGPTNEDLYISCTMPSIEIGTVGGGTNLLPQQACLQMLGVQGACKDNPGENARQLARIVCGTVMAGELSLMAALAAGHLVKSHMIHNRSKINLQDLQGACTKKTA; from the exons ATGTTGTCAAGACTTTTTCGAATGCATGGCCTCTTTGTGGCCTCCCATCCCTGGGAAGTCATAGTGGGGACAGTGACACTGACCATCTGCATGATGTCCATGAACATGTTCACTGGTAACAATAAGATCTGTGGTTGGAATTATGAATGTCCAAAGTTTGAAGAG GATGTTTTGAGCAGTGACATTATAATTCTGACAATAACACGATGCATAGCCATCCTGTATATTTACTTCCAGTTCCAGAATTTACGTCAACTtggatcaaaatatattttgg GTATTGCTGGCCTCTTCACAATTTTCTCAAGTTTTGTATTCAGTACAGTTGTCATTCACTTCTTAGACAAAGAATTGACAGGCTTGAA TGAAGCTTTGCCCTTTTTCCTACTTTTGATTGACCTTTCCAGAGCAAGCACATTAGCAAAGTTTGCCCTCAGTTCCAACTCACAG GATGAAGTAAGGGAAAATATTGCTCGTGGAATGGCAATTTTAGGTCCTACGTTTACCCTCGATGCTCTTGTTGAATGTCTTGTGATTGGAGTTGGTACCATGTCAG GGGTACGTCAGCTTGAAATTATGTGCTGCTTTGGCTGCATGTCAGTTCTTGCCAACTACTTCGTGTTCATGACTTTCTTCCCAGCTTGTGTGTCCTTGGTATTAGAG CTTTCTCGGGAAAGCCGCGAGGGTCGTCCAATTTGGCAGCTCAGCCATTTTGCCCGAGttttagaagaagaagaaaataagccaAATCCTGTAACTCAGAGGGTCAAGATGATTATG tctCTAGGCTTGGTTCTTGTTCATGCTCACAGTCGCTGGATAGCTGATCCTTCTCCTCAAAACAGTACAGCAGATACTTCTAAGGTTTCATTAGGACTGGATGAAAATGTGTCCAAGAGAATTGAACCAAGTGTTTCCCTCTGGCAGTTTTATCTCTCTAA aaTGATCAGCATGGATATTGAACAAGTTATTACCCTGAGTTTAGCTCTCCTTCTGGCTGTCAAGTACATCTTCTTTGAACAAACAGAGACAGAATCTACACTCTCATTAAAAAACCCTATCACATCTCCTGTAGTGACACAAAAGAAAGTCCCAGACAATTGTTGTAGACGTGAACCTATGCTGGTCAGAAATAACCAGAAATGTGATTCAGTAGAGGAAGAGACAGGGATAAACCGAGAAAGAAAAG TTGAGGTTATAAAACCCTTAGTGGCTGAAACAGATACCCCAAACAGAGCTACATTTGTGGTTGGTAACTCCTCCTTACTCGATACTTCATCAGTACTGGTGACACAGGAACCTGAAATTGAACTTCCCAGGGAACCTCGGCCTAATGAAGAATGTCTACAGATACTTGGGAATGCAGAG aaAGGTGCAAAATTCCTTAGTGATGCTGAGATCATCCAGTTAGTCAATGCTAAGCATATCCCAGCCTACAAGTTGGAAACTCTGATGGAAACTCATGAGCGTGGTGTATCTATTCGCCGACAGTTACTTTCCAAGAAGCTTTCAGAACCTTCTTCTCTCCAGTACCTACCTTACAGGGATTATAATTACTCCTTG GTGATGGGAGCTTGTTGTGAGAATGTTATTGGATATATGCCCATCCCTGTTGGAGTGGCAGGACCCCTTTGCTTAGATGGAAAAGAATTTCAGGTTCCAATGGCAACAACAGAAGGTTGTCTTGTGGCCAGCACCAATAGAGGCTGCAGAGCAATAGGT CTTGGTGGAGGTGCCAGTAGCCGAGTCCTTGCAGATGGGATGACTCGTGGCCCAGTTGTGCGTCTTCCACGTGCTTGTGACTCTGCAGAAGTGAAAGCCTGGCTCGAAACATCTGAAGGGTTCGCAGTGATAAAGGAGGCATTTGACAGCACTAGCAG ATTTGCACGTCTACAGAAACTTCATACAAGTATAGCTGGACGCAACCTTTATATCCGTTTCCAGTCCAGGTCAGGGGATGCCATGGGGATGAACATGATTTCAAAG GGTACAGAGAAAGCACTTTCAAAACTTCACGAGTATTTCCCTGAAATGCAGATTCTAGCCGTTAGTGGTAACTATTGTACTGACAAGAAACCTGCTGCTATAAATTGGATAGAGGGAAGAGGAAAATCTGTTGTTTGTGAAGCTGTCATTCCAGCCAAGGTTGTCAGAGAA GTATTAAAGACTACCACAGAGGCTATGATTGAGGTTAACATTAACAAGAATTTAGTGGGCTCTGCCATGGCTGGGAGCATAGGAGGCTACAACGCCCATGCAGCAAACATTGTCACCGCCATCTACATTGCCTGTGGACAG GATGCAGCACAGAATGTTGGTAGTTCAAACTGTATTACTTTAATGGAAGCAAGTGGTCCCACAAATGAAGATTTATATATCAGCTGCACCATGCCATCTATAGAGATAGGAACGGTGGGTGGTGGGACCAACCTACTACCTCAGCAAGCCTGTTTGCAG ATGCTAGGTGTTCAAGGAGCATGCAAAGATAATCCTGGGGAAAATGCCCGGCAGCTTGCCCGAATTGTGTGTGGGACCGTAATGGCTGGGGAATTGTCACTTATGGCAGCATTGGCAGCAGGACATCTTGTCAAAAGTCACATGATTCACAACAG gtcgaAGATCAATTTACAAGACCTCCAAGGAGCTTGCACCAAGAAGACAGCCTGA